DNA from Cynocephalus volans isolate mCynVol1 chromosome 2, mCynVol1.pri, whole genome shotgun sequence:
GGATCACTGTTGTAGACAAGGTAGGGTCTTGTACGAAGGCCGTGATGGGAAGGCTGCAGTGTTTTGGGTGGTCGTGTAGAAACAGGAGGCAAAGCCAAAGGGGACTGGGGACTGGtgagaagagggaggggaaggggaatcAGGGAGAGTTCTGAGgctcctgctggaggggtggctGGGCAATGAGGCCTCCCACAGGGCAGGAGGTCGGGGAGCAAGGACATGTGCCCTGATGGTAGCAACAGCTCCTGAGGCCACCTGGCCAGCATGTTCTGAGCCTGTGCTGGGTGCCACGCACTGTGCTGTGAGTGAGCTCTGCAGAGCTGATCTCACAGCAACTTTAGGAGGTACATACAAATACTCtgcccagtttacagatgaggaaacagaatcaCAGAGAGGTCCCATGACTTGCCTAAGGccccacagctagtaagtgatgcAAGCAGGAGTAAGCCTGCCCTGGGAGCCCACATTAGTTCCTTCTCTGCCCTGCAGTGCCACTGGTTGGCACACCTTTCTTCCACCAGCTTGGCTTGGTGCCTGCATCTTCAACCCAGTGTTCTCACTCTGGTTGCCCTGATGGCTGTTTCAGGGACAATGGATGAAGGGACAAATCCCCAGGTCGCTTAGATTCTGTGTGTATAAGGCAGAGCCATCTGGGAGCTGCTCTTGGCCTAAGGCTTGGCCAGCTGGGAGCCTGGAGGGACCCTTGGGATGGGAAGCCCCTTCCCCCACAGTCCTATCCCCACTGCCCTCAAGAAGGAGGCTGAGTGCCCAGCAAAGTGGACTGGGTCAGGGCTCTGAGAATTCTCGAGATCCATAGAGAGATCAGCTTATCTAAAAAAGGTCAGTCCTTTCCTCTTGCAGAGTCAGAATccaaaaacattcaaataatgACTTGTGTTTACAAAATAGGGGCAGTTCACAGCACATGACCTTTGTCCCTTTGCTCTTGGGCACATTACAATCATAGCCAGAGCTCATGGGGGAGCAAAGGGCAGGGCTTggggtcagacagacctgggttcacgCTCTGGCTTGGCCCCTTACcatctgtgtgactttaggcaagttataTACCCTCTCTGAAGTGTCAGCTCTTGGTCCATGGAATGAATGACCCATCCCTGCTTCTTTACTGTGAAAATGATGAATCAGGCCTGCAGAACACTCTGAACAGGGCCAAGCACATAGGCCTGGAGCACAGAACTCCATAACCAGTAAACAATATTATTCCTATTTAAGATGAGAAACACACCAAAGATCCAGCTGCCCAGTGTCTCCAGTTGGCTTTGCAACATCAGCTGTATCTTTCCAAAGAATGAGGCTTTCTGGACTTCCTAAGGTGTGGTTACTGTGCTTCAAGGCACCCGCCTGTGTTAACTGAAGCGGACAGACCTCACTTTTCCCCTGTCCCTTCCCACTCACCTACAAGCTTTGATGTAAGGTGATGGGATGCTGCAAATGGGCCCCATCATTACCAGTCTTTCTCCCTACTGGGCTAAGCTCTTCCACGGCACCACTGACCACCTTTACTATGACTCCTTCAGCCCAACACTTAGCCCAAAGTAGGAgtttagcaaatgtttattgggAAAAAGGAGGgatagaaggaagagagaaagagagaaaggagggaggaagagtcTTTTCTCACTATGAGATGTGAGCCACAGGGCACCAGCACAGTTCATAGGAAATAGGGACTTCTCTTTGGGGCTTCTCCTTTGTGGCCTGGGTTCCTCTAAGCTGGGAGACGTCAGATAGGTGTCCCTTCTCTCGGCCACAGCCCAGAGCCCCCTGCATTGCATGCATGCAGGCATGTCCAGAGAGAGGCTAGCCTGTGGCCCCTCActcactggggtgggggtgaccaTCACGGCAGTTTTCAGCAGGGAGGATCTTCACAGAGCAGGCAGCCCAGTGACGGGTAAGTTCCCTCTGGCCACAGGCTTTCAAGCCAAATGGAGGTAGGTCTCTTACCCTCTGGCATGACCTGAAAGGTTCCTCACCACTCTGAGTCTATTAGCAGAACCATCTATGAGTTAAGATTTGAACTaggtaaaagaaaaacacatctgCCTCGTTAGTTGGGTCACAACTATGATATTTAGATCTGTGAGTGGAAGACCCCTAGTTGTTATAGGATGAGCTTGTTCTGCCAGCCTTGGTTCTTTCCATAGAAGTGGCAGGGAAGCACATTTGGGGGCACCTCCTTTGTGCCTGGCACATTACACATGCTATTTATTGAAGCCTCCAAACAATCATGTGAAAGAGAGATCTGGTTGTCCCCATGGGGCAACATGAGGAAAACAAGGCTCAGAGCACAGTGTGGTCCCAGTGGGGCCTGCGAGCTTGGTTCCTATGGAGTTTTCTAGCATggttggggtggtggtggcactGCATTGTTGGTGAACTTTCACCCCACTCGTGGGTCAACCCCATTCCTCTCTAGGCTTTACCCAGCATACAGACACTGGGAGGTCATCAGCAGGAAGTAAAGCAGTGCGGGTGAGAAGCCAACCCCAGCTGCTCTGGTCTCCTGCTAGTCTGCAGCATCATAGGGAGGCAGGCACCAGGAAAgacctcctcttcccctcctaaTCATAGAGGGGACTTGGCCATTTTGAGAGCCCATGTTGCTGGCCAAGGCCGGGGCAGCTTCCTGAGGCTGCGGATGAGGATGGGCTGCCCTCAGGCCCTGGGGAACACCTGGCGGAACCAGGCAAGAAGGAAGGGGTGGTTGCAACCCTGGAAAGCAGGGGCTGGAGCATTCTCTAGTTGCGCTGCAGATGTGATGGTTGAGAGGTTCTCGTCCTTACCATGGTTCAGGTCTCTAGAGAGCAACCTGGACCTTGGAGATTTTGTCAGGTGATCTTGTGCAAACACGATACAGTTGGTCCTCTGTAtccgtgggttccacatccatggattcaaccaaccatagaTCAAAAATGCTGTATTGTGGGGGGGAGGAGGAtggttgcatctgtactgaacacgtACAGACtcttttccttgtcattattccctaaacaatacggTAAAACAACTATTTACGTAGCATGTACATTgtactaggtattataagtaacctagagatgatttaaagtgaaCAGGAgcatgtgcataggttatatgcaaatactacatcattttatatcagtGACTTGAATATCCCAGGATTTTGGTATTcctggaggtcctggaaccaatcccccacagataccaaaggATGACTGTACTGCTTTTTCCTTGTAAAACAATCTTAAAAGTTCTCTGGCAGAACAAATAGCTAATGGTCAAATAGCTTCGCTCTTAACCCCCGTTTCCCTTAGAAAGCACTCAGAATGCAGTGAAAAGAAGGAAGTTGTGCTTATTTCACCTCACTGGAAGAATCACCACATTTAATGTAAACTGCACTTAATGATTGCAGTTAGAAACTGACTGCATAAAACAGAAGGCTATGCAAATACTGGAGGGGCTGCCTTGAGACAGGGCTTGGACCCAACCCAAACCATCTCGAGCACTTAGTGGAGGTGTCAGtgatatttgttcatttgttcattgagTAGAATGCCAGGCAGGGAAATGGGAGCTCTAGGATCCAGCAGGCCTGAGGCCAACCCTGCCTGACTACCtttcagtttctatttcttttttttttttttttttcaatgggaTATTAACAATCTGCAACCTCTCTGACCTCAATTCCTCACCCTTTCACTGAGGATCGTAAAGGGCGCCCTCATCAGTTTGATGTGAGAATTGCACGAGGAAAGCAAAGCGTGGGCCTGGCCTGGAAGTGCTGGGTCAGGGGGGCGTTGGTCTGGGTGGGAGACCCCGTGAGCACCGGGCCTCTCCAGGAGAGAACCTAACAGGCTGTGGTGTGTCCTTCCCTCGCAGAAGTGATCGACCAGAAGGCCGTGTACTTCTTCAACCTGACTTCCATGCAGGATTCAGAAATGATTCTCACAGCCACGTTTCACTTCTACTCAGAGCCACCACGGTGGCCCCGGGCGCGCGAGATGCTGTGCAAGCCGCGGGCCAAGAACGTGTCGTGCCGCCTGCTGTCCCCAGGCCCGCCGGCGCGCCAGCACCTGCTCTTCCGCAGCCTCTCGCAGAACACGGCCACGCAGGGGCTGCTCCGCGGGGCCATGGCCCTGGTGCCCCCTCCGCGTGGCCTGTGGCAGGCCAAGGACATCTCCCCCATCGTCAAGGCGGCCCGCCGGGATGGCGAGCTGCTCCTCTCTGCTCAGCTGGATTCTGGGGAGAGGGACCCCGGGGTGCACAGCCCCAGCCGCCCCTCCCCCTACATCCTCGTCTACGCCAACGACCTGGCCATTTCAGAGCCCAACAGCGTGGCGGTGACGCTGCAGAGATACGACCCTTTCCCAGCCGGAGACCCCGAGCCCCACGCAGCCCCCAACGGCTCAGCGGACCCCCGCGTGCGCCGGGCCGCGCAGGCCACCGGGCCCCTCCAGGACAACGAACTGCCGGGGCTGCACGAGCGGCCGGCGCACGTCCCCCACGCCCCGCACTACCACAGGCACGAGCTGTGGCCCGGCCCCTTCCGGGCGCTGAAGCCCCGGCCGGGGCGCAAGGACCGCAGGAAGAAGGGCCAGGACACGTTCTTGGCCTCCTCGCAGGTGCTAGACTTTGACGAGAAGACAATGCAGAAAGCCCGACGCAAGCAGTGGGACGAGCCGCGGGTGTGTTCCCGGAGGTATCTGAAGGTGGACTTTGCAGACATCGGGTGGAACGAATGGATCGTCTCGCCCAAATCCTTTGACGCCTACTACTGCGCGGGCACGTGCGAGTTCCCCATGCCCAAGGTGGAGTGTGTTTGAGGCGCACCCCTGTGTTCTGCCTCTTGTCAGATTTTACACTCTCATCTCTACCCCTATTAGCGAGTCCCTCTGCTCCTGTcacctcggtttcctcatctgcaaaagggaGATACTAACACCTCCCATCCATTCCAGGGAGAGAATGAGTAGACAGAGGTCGAGCCTGTTGGGTGGATACGGCCCACAGATGTATTTGGTTTGGCCATGCTTTTGAAAGTGTTGATTTGGTTGAACTGGAATTTTTAATCAggacatttcttcttttgagaagcaGGACAGTCCCTCTCTTTAGAAGTGCATTCCCACATAGCACCTACCTACAGAGGTTGAGTAGGTGCTGCCACCTGTAGACAGGGCAGGTCCTAGAAGCTCCCTGATGGCCATGGCTCTGATTTCTGTTCCTAGCTTGGACCCAAGGCCACTGGCATCTGTGACCAGCCTGGCTCTAGCCTCAGTGGCTCTACTGGTGTGGCTCCCTCTTCCCCCCAGCTCAGGGCAGGGACCCACAGGGCAGCTGGCTCTCACTGTGCACAGCAGTCTGCGAGACACGCAACACCGAGCTGTTGTATCCATTGCACTGGCCCTGGGTTTCCAGATTCTCATCTCCAGGCTGGGCTGTGGCTGTGTCCATCCATCTCCTGCAGCCTGCACTGCAACACCCAGCAGTTTCCTCCCTTCCTAGCTTAGTTACTCTACTGAGTCCAGGTCACGCCTTCCCCTGCGAGAAAGGAAATCAGGGCATAAATCCAATCTGAACGTAAATAAGTCAGCCAGCTGGGAAAGTCCAGACCAAGACGCAGGGCAGCATTAACCTGTTTGGGAATTCAGGGGCTTCTCCTCAAAGCTGTGAATGtgcaagagagaggaaaagaggtaCCTGACAGACAGCCAGGGTCTGCTGGGGGGCCCAGCACAGGCAGGGGGAGACACATGACCACAACTCTGCAGGCCCGCAGATGGCTGGCCCTGCACTTACCTTATCATCCTGGCTCACTGCCTCCCCGCTCCTGGGACACCAGCCAGAACTCCCATGCATGCAGGTGTCCCTGCCCTGCTCCCCTCCCGCCTCCCCACAAAAGAGGGAGTCCTCCTCATCTGCACTATGATATATAAAACTCTCTCTTTGGCCAGCCATGAGCTGGAGCAGATTACCTGGTTGTGTTCATCTTGTCAGAGGTAGGCACAGTTTCCAAGCCAGGCCACTTCCTAACTGAGGGGTCTTGATCAAGTTACTCAGTCATTTGAAGCTTCAGCGTCTTCACCAGTAACATGAAGGTAATACCCACCCCATAAAGTTGATAAGAGGATGAAATGGGGTGATGCAGGTAAAGCAGCCCGACTCTCCAAGTCAGACACACCTGGGAAATGTCAGTTTCCAGCCCAGTCACTCTGGGGTTCACGCACCCTTCCTTTCAGCAGTGAGCATGGCCACTCAGGAAGCATGTCTGTATTCCTCAGACTGAGATCTGGGCAGCCCATGGGCCCAGGTGACACTGGCTGGGCGTCTTGCTCTGGGCTTCTCATGGGCTTTCCCTCTGGACAGCTTCTGCCCAGTTCCAGGTGGTCCTTGGGGATGTATGAGACGCACACGCCCCCAAGTGGCCAGTGCCATGTAGGGGATGTGACATCCCTCAGGGAGGCCTGGGGGCTCTTGCAGACCTCAGCCTGGGACTCTCAGTGTGTAGCTGATTTCAGAGAAAATATGTACCCAGCCCTGGGATCTCACCTTTTCTTTTAGGTTGACGCCTTTTCCATGGTCTCAGTCAAGGAATAGCAGAGTGGCAAAGTCTGGGGCCCCATGTGGATGGCAGGGGTGGGCAGGTGAGGGCAGAGAGCTGAGGTGACCCTGCTCCCTTCCCATCTTGCAGGTCGTTCGCCCGTCCAACCATGCCACCATCCAGAGCATCGTCAGGGCTGTGGGCATCGTGCCTGGCATCCCAGAACCCTGCTGCGTTCCTGACAAGATGAATTCCCTTGGGGTCCTTTTCCTGGATGAGAACCGGAATGTGGTTCTGAAGGTGTACCCCAACATGTCTGTGGAAACCTGTGCCTGCCGGTAAGACCACTCCAGACTGGAAGGAAGCTCCTGCCCCGCCACCCACGCCCAGCGGAGCGACATTCTCAGAGCCTTCTGAGGCCAGGATTCAACTAGGGGTGCAGCTGCAGATGCAGGGCAGAGCTTACAGGCAACCTCACTGGGACCCAGAAAGTCTGCCCACCGGGGCATCACTCTGGGGCCTTTCATTGCTAATGACTTGGCCCCTAAGTGCCAGACTGAGTCCCCTGAGGGGCTCTGGGAGTTAGCCCTGTCCTGTACCATGCATACCCACTGTTCTGAAGGCCTGAAAACGGAATGTGTCCATACTGCTGGCTTTAGCTGATCATCATCTCATAACCTAGGAAAAAGACTACGCAAATCTCGGGGCGCTCATTCCCTTCATGTGGAAAGACCTCCATCTAAACGCTCAGTTTAAAACACTTTGGGCCACATAGTGATACTGGAAAACCAGGACCTAAATAATGGTATAAATGGATGTTTTCTTTCAAACTCCGCTGCAAAAGCTTTGATACATAAAGTATGCACATATAAccaatgtttgtttcttttccttaatatatattttattttaaaacaaacaggaGGGAGTTGACACCACTCCCCATGGAGATAACCGTGCTGATTAAGTGTGGGTGGTTTAGACATGCATATTGTCATAACACATACAGTGATATGTTGGAATACTAAAAAATAAcccagattttatatttttgtaaattatactTCTATACTGTAGATTGtgtatgttatgtgtttttacaGAACGCTAATAAATTAAGGGTACAGTGGTATCTTGAAAAACTGAATGTCACCATTCCAAAACATTGATCAACTCCCATCCATAAGCATAACATCTTGGGGGCTGCTGGGGACACAGCCTCCTTTACGATCACCAATGCCCCCCCGGCCAAGCCCTCTCCATACTCGTGTGTATCTGTCCTAAGCTCCAGAAAACCAGCTGCTCTTATGCCTTTCCGGGTCCTGCCTCACTTTCTGTGTCCTGTAAATCCCCATCCTGGACTGGCCTCAAGAAGGGGCATGGCCCAGGCAGGCACAGTGGCCCCCTGGAGTTTCTTCATATCCCTACCCTCAGGGGGGTGTCCAAGGCATTTAAAGGAACGTCTGTGGTTGTCTGGTCAAAGATCTTTTACTTGGGGTAGTTCAAGCTGGAGAGATTTCACATAAGCAGCCAGGGGCCTCTTCAGGGAGGCCTCTTCAGTCCCCTCTTCCAGGGACTCATGCAGGACCAGAAAGGCCACCTGGTCTCCCAtgtctgcttctctttctgtATATTTGTAGAAAATAGCTGCCCCAGATGGCTCCTTTATTCCCCGCATTTACATTACCTTATGGTTGCCGTGTCTGAAGCTGATTGATTGGGATTTCTGAAAGAGAATCTGGGTCCAATCTGAGGCAGATGTATAACAGTCCTATCAGCTGCAACCTGAGAGAATGATGTGGCCCCAAGTCCTTAAGAGGAGACAGAAGCAGCAGCCCAAGGCATCTGTCTCCGGCTGTGCTAATGAGACCAGGGGTCCTGAGCAAGCGATGCACCAGGAGGTGCTCCCAGGAGATGCAGGTAAGGACGGGGTCAAGccgggaggagggggagaagtcCAGCATCCCAGCCTTGTCCCCATCTCGGAGCTTAAGTCACGCCTCAGAGTTTGTCCTGCTTTGAAGCGAGGCAGCTGGGCCTGTGGGCCTCTTGGCTTTGGGCTGCCCACGGGTGGGGGATGTAGACCACCAGTTCTCTGGCCCTCCGCCTGGGCACCCCTGAAGGAGGCTGCAGTGGCAGCCACTGTGGGCAAAGCCACAGGAACTGGAGAAAGAGCACCTGGAACCCATAGGTGAGGGGGACCCCAGGGCACCTGGAGGCGAGCCCAGCAGCACCTGCTCGGCCTGTCCTCTGAGGAGCTCCAGACGGTCCTGGGCTGCTGCGTGAGCAGCTGTCCTGGGAAGTGCTGTCTGCCGGGCAGGTGGCCCTGCCTATTGACAAAGGTCAGGTGAAGGTGAGGGATGGTCCTCAAGACACATTCTGTCTCATTCCCTCGCTCTGGCAGGAATTGTGTGTGGGACTACGTGGTTCCTTTCACGCTGCTGTAGACCGCTGGGATGTCTCAAACTGGCCTGCAGACCCAGTGCGTGGTTTGCCACGTCTACTTCTTTTGGGAACACGACTGgatataaataaatagcaaactatataaaaatattgggGCTTGATGAGACTCCAAATATCTTTCTTCCAAATATTAgatctctcatttttcttcccccaactcattttttctcatcaaaatgatccttttccattttttataaagatgGGTGTCCTATAATAGTTTTATTTGTTCTGGCATTTGCAGTTTCTGGGGGACCTTTAGACCCCCCCCCCCCTCCAAATGCCTGGAACTCATCCAAATCTTCATTTCTGGAttactggggtgggggagggcaggtggGCAGACTGTCCCTGGGGTCTAGCCAGGGGCAGGGGCTCCGtgtctgtgccaggcacactATGATGACTTTGGGATGTGGAATGGGCGTGTGGATGACACACGTCTCCACTGTGTGGTGGAAGGAGCTCGCGTCATCAGTGACCCCTCCAATTTATAGATCACCATGCAGTTCACATACAGCATCTCCTTTAgcctcacagcagccctgcaaCTTACCACCCAATTGATGCCACAGAAAAACAGGCTCAGGAAGGATAAGCAATGTGTCCACCAATGTCTCACCAATACCACAGGCAACGTCAGGTTTGATGCCCAAGACCTATATGGCTGGCACTGTCCCTGAACTTCCTGGCGAGTGACCCCTCAACTACCAGCCTGTTAGGGTTGTCCCAGTGGCACTGAGTGCCTTCACAGTAAAGCCaggtttaaaaagaaatgtattatgaAATAACTCTTTAGCCCTTAAAGCCAAAATATCAACATTACATTGTCATGAGAGCCAGAAGTTTCCAGCACGCAGTCTAGATGTGCATGGTTCCTGAGGTCACTCAACTCCGTCTGTGCCCGTCTGGAGGAGCAGTAACGTGGCCTCCTGCTGCACCCTACCCCTGCACTGACGCATCCTCTGGAAGGGTAGGGCCTCATATATCAGTTCATGCGACAAATATAAACACTACCACTGAGAGCTAGGGAGTTTAAGGCTAGAGAAACCTTTGGAAACCTCCTGATATAACCTTTTTACTCAAGAAGTAGGGATACTGAGCCCTGGTAATACCAGGGTGTCTTGTCTGAGGTGTACCAATAGGTGCCTCTCCTGTCTCTAAGTTGCTCATAAAATGTCATCAGAGCTGTAGCCTATAACTAAGTCTTCTTCTGTGGCCAGGGTGGAGACAGAGCTGTGATGGGGGAACTTACAGATGTCTGGGGAGAGGGTGTGAGG
Protein-coding regions in this window:
- the GDF10 gene encoding growth/differentiation factor 10; translated protein: MARGPARTSPGSQLLPLLSLLLLMLRDVRGSHTAPPWSSPRAATDDLRGRKDPQRFPGDAAAAQGPGGAQDMVAVHMLRLYEKYSRLGARPGGGNTVRSFRAWREVIDQKAVYFFNLTSMQDSEMILTATFHFYSEPPRWPRAREMLCKPRAKNVSCRLLSPGPPARQHLLFRSLSQNTATQGLLRGAMALVPPPRGLWQAKDISPIVKAARRDGELLLSAQLDSGERDPGVHSPSRPSPYILVYANDLAISEPNSVAVTLQRYDPFPAGDPEPHAAPNGSADPRVRRAAQATGPLQDNELPGLHERPAHVPHAPHYHRHELWPGPFRALKPRPGRKDRRKKGQDTFLASSQVLDFDEKTMQKARRKQWDEPRVCSRRYLKVDFADIGWNEWIVSPKSFDAYYCAGTCEFPMPKVVRPSNHATIQSIVRAVGIVPGIPEPCCVPDKMNSLGVLFLDENRNVVLKVYPNMSVETCACR